The following coding sequences are from one Eucalyptus grandis isolate ANBG69807.140 chromosome 11, ASM1654582v1, whole genome shotgun sequence window:
- the LOC104427542 gene encoding uncharacterized protein LOC104427542: MDSPSQKLMISLVFCLAVFFSASSASAESVLVRELCRATKVNPECVAALNPDPRAAKATSHLSLGEIALQIAAENTTKRQELLDQMLVDPNTTSSWKPVLKTCKAHFETAAMQFSTASRELGLDAMSANYEVWMASDEIVACLAFVRSSKQDIPPLVTSCNYVKTLVSIGDAITKRW; encoded by the coding sequence ATGGATTCACCGAGCCAGAAACTAATGATATCGCTCGTGTTTTGCCTTGCTGTCTTCTTCTCCGCATCTTCAGCCAGTGCAGAATCCGTGCTGGTACGCGAGCTTTGCAGGGCAACCAAAGTTAACCCAGAATGCGTCGCCGCTCTAAACCCTGACCCACGGGCTGCAAAAGCGACTTCACATCTTTCTCTCGGTGAAATCGCTTTGCAAATAGCGGCGGAGAACACTACCAAGAGGCAGGAGTTATTGGACCAAATGCTTGTGGACCCAAACACGACATCTTCATGGAAGCCGGTGCTCAAGACTTGTAAGGCTCACTTCGAAACTGCGGCCATGCAGTTCTCAACTGCAAGTCGCGAACTTGGATTGGACGCAATGTCTGCCAATTATGAAGTCTGGATGGCCTCCGACGAAATCGTCGCCTGCTTGGCGTTCGTGAGAAGTTCCAAGCAGGACATTCCACCATTAGTTACCAGTTGCAATTATGTTAAAACTCTCGTTTCCATTGGTGATGCCATCACCAAAAGGTGGTAA
- the LOC104427540 gene encoding uncharacterized protein LOC104427540: MDSPSQKLMISLVFCLAVFFSASSASAESVLVRELCRATKVNPECVAALNPDPRAAKATSHLSLGEIALQIATENTTKRQELLDQMLVDPNTTSSWKPVLKTCKAHFETAAMQFSTASRELGLDAMSANYDVWMASDEIDACLAFVRSSKQDIPPLVTSCNYVKTLVSIGDAITNRW, encoded by the coding sequence ATGGATTCACCGAGCCAGAAACTAATGATATCGCTCGTGTTTTGCCTTGCTGTCTTCTTCTCCGCATCTTCAGCCAGTGCAGAATCCGTGCTGGTACGCGAGCTTTGCAGGGCAACCAAAGTTAACCCAGAATGCGTCGCCGCTCTAAACCCTGACCCACGGGCTGCAAAAGCGACTTCACATCTTTCTCTCGGTGAAATCGCTTTGCAAATAGCAACGGAGAACACTACCAAGAGGCAGGAGTTATTGGACCAAATGCTTGTGGACCCAAACACGACATCTTCATGGAAGCCGGTGCTCAAGACTTGTAAGGCTCACTTCGAAACTGCGGCCATGCAGTTCTCAACTGCAAGTCGCGAACTTGGATTGGACGCAATGTCTGCAAATTATGATGTCTGGATGGCCTCCGACGAAATCGACGCCTGCTTGGCGTTCGTGAGAAGTTCCAAGCAGGACATTCCACCATTAGTTACCAGTTGCAATTATGTTAAAACTCTCGTTTCCATTGGTGATGCCATCACCAATAGGTGGTAA